Proteins encoded within one genomic window of Amorphoplanes friuliensis DSM 7358:
- a CDS encoding acyltransferase family protein produces MAEGTVVGRDRYFDTLRAVAIIRVVLFHAFPIAALELVFPSMGVMFALGGSLMVKSLDRSASRAVKNRVRRLLPALWVMGLIAVPLMLQQGWPDRPSWPHLLLWAFPIADPPSSEFGYPAAGVLWYLVTYLWLVLLSPLLLRLYRRWNLPTVLLPLFGLMLLTAYPNTFGETAGWVVQNVLAFGSCWVLGFAHREGDLAKLRPSTVLSLAAACVAGALGWAYLHPGENGIDLTGIPVAYTVFSIGFVLALLRWSPRMEWLARVRPIDGLVSMVNNRAVTIYLWHNVAITIAVMLFDPLELWRIPTQGLEDVVDFSIAITALAVAVLALGWVEDLAARRRPRLSPFVKRPELQQPAAPSHAPAPVAV; encoded by the coding sequence ATGGCTGAGGGCACCGTGGTCGGACGGGACCGCTACTTCGATACGCTGCGTGCGGTGGCCATCATCCGGGTCGTGCTGTTCCACGCCTTCCCCATCGCCGCCCTCGAACTCGTTTTTCCCTCTATGGGGGTCATGTTCGCGCTCGGCGGCTCGCTGATGGTCAAGTCGCTCGACCGGTCGGCGTCACGCGCCGTCAAGAACCGCGTCCGCCGGCTGCTGCCCGCACTGTGGGTGATGGGCCTCATCGCGGTGCCGCTCATGCTCCAGCAGGGGTGGCCCGACCGGCCCTCCTGGCCGCACCTGCTGCTCTGGGCGTTCCCGATCGCTGACCCGCCGTCGAGCGAGTTCGGCTACCCGGCCGCGGGTGTGCTCTGGTACCTCGTCACCTACCTGTGGCTCGTCCTGTTGTCGCCGCTGCTGCTGCGCCTCTACCGCCGGTGGAACCTGCCGACGGTGCTGCTGCCGCTGTTCGGGTTGATGCTGCTCACGGCGTACCCGAACACCTTCGGGGAAACCGCCGGCTGGGTCGTGCAGAACGTCCTCGCGTTCGGAAGCTGCTGGGTCCTGGGTTTTGCCCACCGCGAGGGTGACCTGGCCAAACTCAGGCCGTCGACCGTCCTGAGCCTGGCCGCCGCGTGTGTGGCCGGTGCGCTCGGGTGGGCCTACCTGCACCCGGGGGAGAACGGCATCGACCTGACCGGCATCCCGGTCGCGTACACGGTCTTCAGCATCGGTTTTGTCCTTGCCCTGCTGCGCTGGTCACCGCGCATGGAGTGGCTGGCCCGGGTCCGCCCGATCGACGGTTTGGTGTCGATGGTCAACAACCGGGCCGTGACGATCTACCTGTGGCACAACGTGGCCATCACGATCGCGGTGATGCTGTTCGACCCGCTCGAACTCTGGCGGATCCCCACCCAGGGGCTCGAGGACGTGGTCGACTTCTCGATCGCGATCACCGCCCTCGCGGTGGCCGTGCTCGCCCTCGGCTGGGTCGAGGACCTGGCCGCCCGGCGCCGGCCCCGCCTCTCGCCGTTCGTGAAACGGCCCGAACTTCAGCAGCCGGCAGCCCCGTCGCACGCCCCCGCGCCGGTGGCCGTCTGA
- a CDS encoding LacI family DNA-binding transcriptional regulator yields the protein MSAARSAEAARRPTLTQVAALAGVSLKTASRALNSEPNVAEETGRRVRDAADQLGYRLNGIARELRRGATSALVGLISGDLTNPFYSAVASGIERELRQHGLQLVTANNDEDAELEHELIDAFLERRVRALLVVPSADRHAYLAIEGSRGVPFVFLDRPPDGVAADVVVIDNAGGARAAAEHLLTRGHRRIAMVADLARMVPQRGRIEGFQQAMRAAGNSEWEPYLRTDVHDVRRAEQTVRELLELDPAPTAVFTTNNRLTTGALRALKEHPDPPALIGFDDFDLADVIGTTVVAHDAVVMGREAARLAVERIGGHAGPARSIVISTSVIARGSGERPPR from the coding sequence ATGTCCGCAGCCCGGTCAGCCGAAGCCGCACGCCGGCCGACACTCACCCAGGTGGCCGCCCTGGCCGGGGTGAGCCTCAAGACGGCGTCCCGGGCGCTGAACAGCGAGCCGAACGTCGCCGAGGAGACCGGCCGCCGGGTCCGCGACGCGGCCGACCAGCTGGGTTACCGGCTCAACGGCATCGCCCGGGAGCTGCGCCGCGGCGCCACGTCCGCGCTGGTCGGGCTGATCAGCGGCGACCTGACCAACCCGTTCTACTCGGCGGTCGCGAGCGGCATCGAGCGGGAGCTGCGGCAGCACGGCCTCCAGCTGGTGACGGCGAACAACGACGAGGACGCCGAGCTCGAGCACGAGCTGATCGACGCGTTCCTCGAGCGGCGGGTGCGGGCGCTGCTGGTCGTGCCGAGTGCCGACCGTCATGCGTACCTCGCGATCGAGGGCAGCCGGGGTGTGCCGTTCGTCTTCCTGGACCGCCCGCCGGACGGTGTCGCCGCCGACGTGGTGGTCATCGACAACGCCGGTGGCGCCCGTGCCGCGGCCGAGCACCTGCTGACCCGGGGACACCGCCGGATCGCCATGGTCGCCGACCTGGCCCGCATGGTGCCGCAGCGCGGCCGGATCGAGGGTTTCCAGCAGGCGATGCGCGCCGCCGGCAACAGCGAGTGGGAGCCCTACCTGCGGACGGACGTGCACGACGTCCGCCGGGCCGAGCAGACCGTCCGCGAGCTGCTGGAGCTCGACCCGGCGCCGACCGCGGTCTTCACCACCAACAACCGCCTGACCACCGGAGCCCTGCGGGCGCTCAAGGAACACCCGGACCCACCGGCGCTGATCGGCTTCGACGACTTCGACCTGGCCGACGTCATCGGCACGACGGTGGTGGCCCACGACGCCGTCGTGATGGGTCGCGAGGCGGCCCGGCTCGCGGTCGAACGGATCGGCGGCCACGCCGGCCCGGCCCGCTCGATCGTCATCTCCACCTCCGTCATCGCCCGTGGAAGCGGTGAACGCCCGCCCCGCTGA
- the ligD gene encoding non-homologous end-joining DNA ligase → MAEKEERDGVPLTNLDQELFPGAGATKRELVDYLDAVRERMIPVLRDRPLSVVRVLRGQDKFMQKNLPKYTPEWVPRTAVWAEASHREVQYALCNDRRTLLWFANQRAVEYHPTLMTVGDRDHPTHLIMDLDPPEGAGFDVVVKAAGLVRQALADAGMAGAVKTSGSKGVHIFVPLDGSAATIDVAAATRAVAVRAERLDPALATTAFIREDRHGKVFLDATRAGGATVVAAYSPRVRPGVPVSFPVAWDDLGDVTPGDFTVRTAPGLLKDGDPWAQAMPDPQPLDPGLVEEGHTIPVARVAAMHEGKRRARAKRAES, encoded by the coding sequence ATGGCCGAGAAGGAAGAGCGCGACGGCGTACCGCTGACGAACCTGGACCAGGAGCTCTTCCCCGGCGCCGGGGCGACCAAGCGGGAGCTGGTCGACTATCTCGACGCGGTCCGCGAGCGGATGATCCCGGTGCTGCGTGACCGGCCGCTGTCGGTGGTCCGGGTGCTGCGCGGCCAGGACAAGTTCATGCAGAAAAATCTCCCGAAGTACACGCCCGAGTGGGTCCCGCGGACCGCGGTGTGGGCCGAGGCGTCCCACCGCGAGGTGCAGTACGCCCTCTGCAACGACCGCCGCACGCTGCTGTGGTTCGCCAACCAGCGCGCGGTCGAATATCACCCGACGCTGATGACCGTCGGCGACCGCGACCACCCGACGCACCTGATCATGGACCTGGACCCGCCCGAGGGCGCCGGGTTCGACGTGGTGGTCAAGGCGGCCGGGCTGGTCCGGCAGGCCCTCGCCGACGCGGGCATGGCCGGTGCGGTGAAGACCAGCGGGTCCAAGGGCGTGCACATCTTCGTGCCGCTCGACGGGAGCGCGGCCACCATCGACGTGGCGGCGGCGACCCGGGCGGTCGCGGTCCGGGCCGAACGCCTCGATCCGGCCCTCGCCACCACCGCGTTCATCCGCGAGGACCGGCACGGGAAGGTTTTCCTCGACGCGACCCGCGCGGGTGGCGCAACGGTCGTGGCTGCCTACAGTCCGCGCGTCCGGCCCGGTGTGCCGGTGTCCTTCCCCGTCGCCTGGGACGACCTCGGCGACGTGACGCCGGGCGACTTCACCGTGCGGACCGCGCCCGGCCTGCTGAAGGACGGCGACCCGTGGGCGCAGGCCATGCCGGATCCCCAACCGCTGGACCCCGGGCTGGTCGAGGAGGGCCACACGATCCCCGTGGCCCGGGTCGCGGCGATGCA